The proteins below come from a single Conger conger chromosome 10, fConCon1.1, whole genome shotgun sequence genomic window:
- the LOC133138183 gene encoding transmembrane and coiled-coil domains protein 2-like: MKRCKSDDFTSVVDTSSPTEGRAGDEETPSVFIVEVKHGDNPAGNPDLSSTAPSPHTPLPRSKPPDLKKIQQMSEGSMFGHGLKHLFHSRRRSREREQQSSQDCSGGAGRTGAYSDHESADEKERSPEMHRVSYAVSLHDLPARPTAFNRVLQQIRARPSIRRGAGLHSSRRTKSNPAAEGSKGGSPHLARRGAQEASLSLGPQHSRPRSSSTTDTALLAIDSPLQWGPEDPDRSAEKLDKGEMSTLGLPPSAGHTGSDGNISGDIPDAPDPQRTRAAIQHLQQKILKITEQIRVEQEARDENVAEYLKLAHNADKQQASRIKQVFEKKNQKSAQTISHLHKKLEHYHRKLKEIEQNGPSRQPKDVLRDMQQGLKDVGANVRANVRAGISGFGGGVVEGVKGGVSALSHTAVVSKPREFASLIRNKFGSADNIAQLKDTLEDPQAEEAPRALSGSATLVSSPKYASEDECSSGTSGSAAGSNSGAGGLGPGPLGALPPPMGSPKSNMLDTHHHLHSSWDMVLEELREVKAGQSSLEDDIDDMKSQLHSDYSYMTQCLQEERYRYERLEEQLNDLTELHQNEMSNLKQELASMEEKVAYQSYERARDIQEAVESCLTRITKLELQQQQQQVVQLEGVENANARALLGKFINVILALMAVLLVFVSTLANFITPLMKTRERVAATVLLALFLFSLWKHWDYLEVWLLPS, translated from the exons AAGATCCAGCAGATGTCGGAAGGCTCCATGTTTGGCCATGGGCTGAAGCACCTGTTCCACAGCCGGCGGCGGTCCCGGGAGCGCGAGCAGCAGAGTTCCCAGGACTGCAGTGGAGGGGCGGGCCGGACCGGGGCGTACTCCGACCATGAGTCCGCGGACGAGAAGGAGCGCTCGCCGGAGATGCACCGTGTGTCCTACGCCGTCTCCCTGCATGACCTGCCGGCAAGGCCCACGGCCTTCAATCGTGTCCTGCAGCAGATCCGCGCCCGGCCCTCCATCCGCCGCGGGGCCGGCCTGCACAGCAGCCGCCGGACCAAGAGCAACCCGGCCGCCGAGGGCTCCAAAGGGGGGAGCCCCCACCTGGCGCGCCGCGGGGCCCAGGAGGCCtccctcagcctgggcccccAGCATAGCCGCCCCCGCTCATCCTCCACCACCGACACGGCCCTGCTGGCCATCGACTCCCCTCTGCAGTGGGGGCCCGAGGACCCTGACCGATCTGCTGAGAAG CTGGATAAAGGTGAGATGAGCACACTGGGCCTCCCTCCGTCTGCCGGACACACCGGTTCGGATGGAAACATCAGTGGGGACATCCCGGACGCTCCAGACCCCCAGCGAACCCGCGCTGCCATCCAGCACCTGCAGCAGAAGATCCTGAAGATCACCGAGCAGATCCGCGTGGAGCAGGAGGCGCGCGACGAGAACGTGGCGGAGTACCTGAAGCTGGCGCACAACGCCGACAAGCAGCAGGCCTCCCGCATCAAGCAGGTCTTCGAGAAGAAGAACCAGAAGTCTGCACAGACGATCTCCCACCTGCACAAGAAGCTGGAGCACTACCACAGGAAGCTCAAAGAAATTGAGCAG aacGGACCCAGCCGCCAGCCCAAGGACGTGCTGCGGGACATGCAGCAGGGTCTGAAGGACGTGGGGGCCAACGTGCGGGCCAATGTGCGTGCGGGGATCAGtggctttggggggggggtggtggagggggtgaaGGGGGGCGTGTCGGCGCTCTCGCACACGGCCGTGGTCTCAAAGCCTCGCGAGTTCGCCAGCCTGATCCGAAACAAGTTTGGCAGCGCCGACAACATCGCCCAGCTGAAGGACACCCTGGAGGACCCGCAGGCGGAGGAGGCCCCGCGGGCCCTCAGCGGGAGCGCCACGCTGGTCTCCAGCCCCAAATACGCCAGCGAGGACGAGTGCTCCAGCGGCACGTCCGGCTCCGCCGCAGGCAGCAACTCCGGGGCCGGGGGCCTGGGCccggggcccctgggggccctgCCTCCTCCCATGGGCAGCCCCAAGTCCAACATGCTGGACACGCACCACCACCTGCACAGCTCCTGGGACATGGTGCTGGAGGAGCTACGCGAGGTCAAGGCCGGCCAGTCCAGTCTGGAGGACGACATCGACGACATGAAGTCGCAACTGCACAGCGACTATTCCTACATGACCCAGTGCCTTCAGGAGGAGAGATACCG GTACGAACGCCTTGAGGAGCAGCTGAATGACCTGACAGAGCTGCACCAGAATGAGATGAGCAATCTGAAGCAGGAGCTGGCCAGCATGGAGGAAAAGGTGGCATACCAGTCATATGAGAGAGCCAGAGACATCCAG GAGGCGGTGGAGTCGTGCCTGACGCGCATCACTAAGctggagctgcagcagcagcagcagcaggtggtGCAGCTGGAGGGGGTGGAGAACGCCAACGCCCGCGCCCTCCTGGGCAAGTTCATCAACGTCATCCTGGCCCTCATGGCCGTGCTGCTGGTCTTCGTCTCCACACTGGCCAACTTCATCACCCCTCTGATGAAGACGAGGGAGCGTGTGGCGGCCACAGTGCTGCTTGcactcttcctcttctctctgtggAAACACTGGGACTACCTGGAGGTGTGGCTTCTGCCTAGCTGA